Genomic DNA from Candidatus Sphingomonas phytovorans:
TCGGACGCGATTTCGGTACGTCCGAACATATGGTCGGCCTTCTTGGTGGGGCCGGGGCGTCGATCATGGGCGTGGCGGGTAGTTTGCTGATCCCACGGTTTGAACGCCTGGCCTCCCCTCGGTCGCTCTATCTGCTGGTCGGCGCGTCGGGGGCCATGTTCACTTTGTCGCTCGTGACCCTCCCGCACAACATGATCACATTCGGGACCGCTACCTTGGGTGAGAACCTGTTTCAGGGGGCGGCGCTTTCGCTGCAAAATCTGATCATCTTGCGCACCATCGGTCGTGACAATCCGCTGGCCGCGACGCAGTTCGGCCTTCTGACCGCCGCGACCTTCCTGCCGTTAACCTATATGCAGATGGCCGACGGCGCGGCCTATCATCTGTGGAGTGGTGTCAACGCCAGTTATGTCGTCGATGCGGTGGTCAGCGGCAGCTTCTGCCTGCTTTTGGGAGCAATCTGGATCTTGTGCGCCTGGAAGAATGCCGGAAGGCGTACTGCCTCACGAGTAGGCGCGACATAGAGCAAATTTGCCGTTGGAAGGATGTTTCAAAGGCGCTGAGGACTTTGTCCTGAACGTCGAGGAGACCGGTCGCGAGCGTTTTCAGGGCTGGTATCTTCCGGCTCGCGGCAGAGAAGGAACAGCGTCGTATCGACGATCATCTCGATATCGCGGGGCGTCATGGTGCGGCGGCAGACGATCGTGTGGTGCAGCATGGCGCCCGCCAGCGTATCGAAGGTGAACGACAGGTGCTCAGGGCTGGCGTTCGGCGCCAGCCGGCGGAAGAACATATAATAATATTCGCGCTCATTCTCCTTCTGGCGAGCCGTCACCAGCGCAAGGTCGGGAAGGCGGGACTCGGCTTCGCTGAGGCTCAGTATCGCTTTTCCGCGCGACCCTTCCATGTAGCGGGCAAAAGCGCCGGCATGGGCCAGCAGGCCCTCCCTGGCATCCATGCCGGGCGGAATCTCCGGCTCCACCTGGCGCGACGTCTCGTGCATGATCGCCGCGATCAGTTCCAGCTTGGACGAGAAGCGGCGATAGAGCGTCGCACGGCCGCACCCCGCCGCCTCCGCGACCGCCTCGAAGGTGAGGCCGTCATAGCCCTTGCGCGCCAACACGTCCCAGGCCGCATCGCGGATCGCCTGGTCCTTTTCCGCATCCCGGGGCCGTCCGCGCCCTCGCTCCACAATGCCGCCATTGGTGCCGGCGGTCTCGTTCGTCACCGTTTCAATCATCCTTTCCAAGGGGCGGGCCTTGAGCGGTCCGCCCCTTCACCATCCTGCACTCAGCCTCCCCGGCCGAAGCGCGCGCGAAAATCGGTAAGGTCGAAGCTGAAATCGTCCTGGCCGTGGAAATCCGCATCGCTCATCCGGGGTTTCTCCTTGGCCTTATACCAGTTCGCATAGTCGGTCGTGTCGATGCTCTGCTTTTTGTAGTGCGTCGAATAGGTCTGGACATGCACTTTCGGCGTCTTGCCCGCCATGTCGAAGGCGAGGAAACGCATCCAGCCGTCGCCGATCCCTTCGCCCGGCTGCAGCTTGGCGCCGGCATCGACCGCGCTTTGATGGCGATCCTGATAGTCGGCCAGAATCTGGTAGACGGGATGGCCGAACCGGTTGGCGTCGACGCGAAAGGCCTGGCCATGCTCATGGCCGCACAGCACCATGAAGATCTGATCGTGCTGGCTGATGAGCTTGTCCCACACCATCTGCGGGCTGTTGTCGTCGGGATCGACGGCATGGTTGTCGATGATCGGGTTCGGCACGCGCGCGCCGTCGTTGGTCATATAGTCATGGGTGGAGATGATCGTGGGCAGGCCCGGATGCGCCTTGATCACCTCGGCCGCCCATGTGAGCGATGCATTGGGCGCGTCGAACTGCAGGCCGATATGCAGGAAGCGATAGCCGCCCGCGGTGAAGACCTGGGCGCTGTCCGCGCCGCCGTCATGTGAGGCGACATACCAGCGCTGGTCCTTGAAGAAGGACGTCTCGGCGCCGAACACCGAGCGGAAATTGTCGAGGCCGCCGGCGTGGAGCATGCCGATGCTCGACATGTCGACGAACTTCGCGGCCGGAAGATGGTTCGAGTCGGTCCACATCGCGTCATAGTCATGGTTGCCGGGCACGACCGAGAAGGGCGTCTTGCCAGCGATCAGCTCGAAGCCCTGCTTCGCCGTTGGCATCTCGATCAGCTGGACCTTGGGCGTGGGCGCGAACATGGTGTCCATGATGGGGTTGGCCACCCGCTTGAAACCGCGGGCGGCATGCGCTGGATCGATTGGCAGCGACTGATGCTGCCAGACATCCCCCAGCGAATCGACGAACGCGATGTCGCCGCCCTGGCTGCGGAGGCGGCTGGCAATATAGCGCATCTGCTCCAGGAACATCTCGCGCGCGTCGAAGGCGAAGTTGGCGGCGGTCTGATGGCTGTAGTCGATATAGTTCTGGGTGTCGGGGATCACGGCGATGGTGAAGCCGGTGTCGGCTGCCTTGGGCGGGGCGGCGTCCAGTGGGCCCGCGGCCATCAGAGCAAACGTCGACGCGGTGAGGAGGGCGTGAAGGTATTTCATGGGAAGAAACTCCTGGGGCGAAAGGGATTACATGTTGATCTTGAGCGTGGCGCCATAGGTCGCCGGATCGCCGAAAAAGGCGACATAGGTGCCGGGCAGAAGGGAGCCGTAGTTGAAGTAGTTGGCGGCATAATGGACGTTGGTGACGTTCCGGCCCCAGACCGAGAGATCCCAGCGCTGGTCCTTGCCGCGGACGCCGAGCCGCAGGTTCAGCAGGCCGTAATGGCCGGTTTTGGTGAGTTCGGAATCATCGAGCGATCCGAAGAAGCGCGAGCGCCAGGAATATTCGCCGCTGACATAGCCGGCGAGACCAGCGCCAAGGCCATGCTCATAGGTGCCGTTGAGCCCGGTCGTCCATTTGGGCGCCCCGGCGATCGGCTTGCCGGAAAGATCGCAGGTGGGCTTGCCAGTCACCTCCAGCGGGCAGGGGCCGTTGGCATAGGAAAGATATTTGGCGTCGTTATAAGCGACGAAGCCCCGCACCGAGAGGCCCTTGAACGGTCGAACGGTTGCCTCGGCCTCGACGCCCTGGCTGCGCGCGCGGCCCGCATTGGTGAGAAGCTGGACGACCTGGCCGCCGACCTCCTGCAGCACATTCGCCTGATAATTGCGCAGATCCGTCCGGTAGATATCGACGTTCAGGGTTAGCCGGTGATCGAGCAGATCGCTCTTCAGGCCGATCTCGAAATTGGTCGCGACCTCCGGTTTCACCTTCAGCGCATCAGCCCCGAGTCCGGTCGGCGGCAGGGCGGTGTTGAGGCCACCGGCCTTCTGGCCGCGGGAGACCAAGCCGTAGAGCATGATTCCGGGCGTCACATGATAGTCGGTGCTGAGCAGGAAGGACGGCGCGGTGTTGGAGATCGCCGCGTGGATCGGTCCGGCCGCCTGACCGGCGAGCGCAGCGACCGGGAGACCGGTCGACTGGCTGACGGGGATGGGACGGTAGACATCCTCGCTCTTCGTCTCATGTGTCTCGCGGAAGCCGGCGGTGATGTTCCAGCGCGGGGTTACATGCCAGTTCACCTGGCCGAAGGCCGCGTAGCTGTGGGTCAGCGGATTGGCGATCGTGTCCCAGCGCGTGTTGTTATAGGCGAGCAGCCCGGCAATCGCCGGCGATACCTTGGCATAGGCCGGCAGCAGTGCGTTCGGGATGCCGGTGAGCCAGGCTGCGGCCTCGGGACCATAGTCGGTGTGCTGGTCGGTATCGACCGCCTGGCTGAAATAATAGAGGCCGATCACCGCGTCGACATTGCCCATCCGCGGAAACGCGAGGCGAAGCTCCTGGCTCCACTGCCGGTCCTGAATGTAATAGCCGCCATACATCACGTCGGCGCTGCTGCCCTCGGTGTCCGAGCGCGAACGATATTGCCAGTAGCGGAAGGCAGTGAGGGAGGTGAGCGTGAAATCGCCGAGCTTCCAGTTGATCTCCGCCGAGCCGGCACCCTGGCGCGTGCCGGTGCTGTACGGGCCGCCGGCGGCGGTCGTCAGCCCGTCCGGATCGATGGCGATCGTCGCGCCGGTGGCGGCAAGCTTGGCCTTGATCTTATCCGGCGTTAGCCCCCATGAAGGGATGGTGGTTACGGCGCCGGAGCTTTGCTGCTCGCTGGCATATTCGCCGATCAGCCGGATGCTGAAATCGTCGTTCGGCTTGTAGAGGAACTGCAGGCGTCCTCCGGCGCGGCCGATCGTCCCGACCTTGTCGTTGGTGGTGATATTGTCGATGATGCCGCCGCGCGTCGTCCGATAGCCGGTGAGGCGAAAGGCGAGGTCGTTCGAGATCGGCCCGGTGACCGATGCCTGATATTGCTGGTAATTATAATTGCCATAGGTCGCCTGAGCACGCACCCCGAAATCGAAGCCGGGCAACTCTGTGGTGATATTGACCGCGCCGGCAGTGGTGTTCTTGCCGAACAGCGTGCCCTGCGGCCCGCGCAGCACCTCGATCTGCTTGATGTCGATGAGGTCGGTGGCCGCCATGCCGGGCCGGCCGAGATAGACGCCGTCGACGAACACGCCGGCGCTGTTCTCAAGGCCGTCGCTGCCCGGGTTGTTGCCGAGGCCGCGGATGGAAATGCTGGTCTGGTGGCCGTTGGTAATGACGGCGTTGGTACTCGGCACGAGCTGGTTCAGATCCTCGAGCCGGATATGATCATTCTCGCGGAGCTGCTCGCCGCCGATCGCGGTGATCGCGACCGGCACGTCCTGCATCTTCTCGCGGACCTTGCGGGCAGTAACCACGATATCGCCCTGGCCGGGCATGTCCACAGAGGCGTTGCCGGAGGGCAGGGGATCCTCGGCATGTGCTACGCTGGCGGTTCCGGTGATCAGGAACGCAAGGCAGCAGGCGGCGCGCCGCGCCGTCTGCGACGGCGGGCGTGTAGGATGACGGAGCAAGAGCAAATCTCCTTGTGGGGTATTATCGAGACAGGTGCGTCTCATAAATTCGATTTGTGACTCTTGGACGTCAGTCCTGGCGGATTTGCGGAAAAAAGTGCCGGGTTGGACCGGTGCTGATCGGGCATCCGGAATGCGGCGATAAGGCGCCTTCCCGATATGCTCCCCGACGGGTTTTGCGGATCAGCCAGGCTGCTTCACCCGTGCGGATCGATGTTCGCTGGTGTGACCGCTTGCAGGACAACCGGGAGGATATCGTTCGATGTCGTCAGATGGCGGCGAAAGCAGCGAAGGCAGTACGATGCACCATCGTCATCAAAGCCGACGCCAGCACTCAAAAATACCACTCGAATAGCGGAGCGAACTAGGCACAATCTCAATCGCGTTTCCTGTTACCCGCGGACCATTCAAAGGTAGCGATATGAAGTGCCGCCGGATCAGTTGGTCCATGGCAAAGTCGATACGACGCAGGCAGTTATCCGCGAGCTTTGTGAAGAGCGTATCGAGCTTCTTGCCAGGGCTATTCATCGGTCGATTGTTGCGCTGCGGCATAATTTTTGGAAACCACTCCGGAAGGTGATGTTGAACGGCGCTTCCGGTCAGGTCCGAAGGGAATTCGCGTTTTGGACCGCACTTTACTCTCTTGCGCCGAAATAACCATATTGGTTGAAGTTTTCGCGAAAATGACATGAGAATGACGTTGCGCAAACTACCGGCTGGCGTAGGGGGGGCATGCCTATCGGGAGTGGGCATGTGGATGAGTAGCGGGGCGGCGCCATATACGACACCGGGACCGACTGATGGCGGGCTTGTGGCATTTGCCACGGTCCTGGCGATGCACCGGATCGCGGTCGATCCAGATCAGTTGCGGCACGCGCTTGGCCATTATGATTCGGTGTCGTCGGAAGAGTTACTTCGGCTGGCCAAACGGCAGCAGGGCGTGCGCGCCCGAGCGATCCAGTCCCGGTTCGACAAGCTTCAGCGTCTGCCCCTGCCGGCGATCGCCCATGGTCCCGAAGGCTGGTTCATCATCGGCCGTGCCACTGCCGACGCGGTACTGATCCAGCGTCCGGGCGGGTCACCCGAACGGGTCGATCGCGAGCAACTAGAACAAATCTGGTCGGGTGTTTTGGTGCTTGTGACGACACGGGAAGGTGTCGCCGGCGCGGCGGGCCGGTTCGATGTCAGCTGGTTCATCCCGCAGATCGTGCGCTATAGGCGACTGATTGGCGAAGTGTTGCTGATCACGCTCGCGCTGAACCTGCTGGGCCTCGCTGCGCCGTTGTTCTTCCAGAATGTGATCGACAAGGTGCTGGTCCATAATACGCTCGCGACCCTGCAGGTGCTGGTGATCGGGTTTGTCGCGGTGTCGGTCTGGGAGGTGGTGTTCGGCTGGCTCAGAACGCGGCTCTATTCGGAGACGAGCCAGAAACTCGATGTCGAGCTTGGCAGCAAGCTGTTTCGGCATATGCTCAGCCTGCCCTTGTCCTATTTCGAGGGTCGGCGGGTCGGTGACACCGTCACGCGCGTCCGCCAGCTCGAATCGATCCGTGAGTTCCTGACCAACGCGTCGCTCTCGGTGCTGGTCGATCCGGCCTTCACGATCGTGTTCCTGGTGGCGATGTGGATCTATTCGACCACGCTCTTCTGGATCGTCCTGCTGACCATCCCGGCCTATGTGGTGGTGTCGCTGCTGGTCACCGGGCCGCTCAGGCGGCGGCTCGACGAGAAGTTCGAGCGCGGCTCGGCCAACAACGCGCTGCTGGTCGAGAGTGTCTCTGGTATGCAGACAGTGAAGGCGGCTGCGGTCGAGCCGCAATGGCAGGAGCGGTGGGAGCGCCAGCTGGCCGGGTACAGCGCCGCCAACCAGCGCGTGATCAACCTCGGCAACACCGGCAGCCAGGCGGTCCAGCTGATCTCCAAGCTTAGTCTCGCCGCGATCCTGTTCTTCGGCGCGCGCGAGGT
This window encodes:
- a CDS encoding TonB-dependent receptor — its product is MLRHPTRPPSQTARRAACCLAFLITGTASVAHAEDPLPSGNASVDMPGQGDIVVTARKVREKMQDVPVAITAIGGEQLRENDHIRLEDLNQLVPSTNAVITNGHQTSISIRGLGNNPGSDGLENSAGVFVDGVYLGRPGMAATDLIDIKQIEVLRGPQGTLFGKNTTAGAVNITTELPGFDFGVRAQATYGNYNYQQYQASVTGPISNDLAFRLTGYRTTRGGIIDNITTNDKVGTIGRAGGRLQFLYKPNDDFSIRLIGEYASEQQSSGAVTTIPSWGLTPDKIKAKLAATGATIAIDPDGLTTAAGGPYSTGTRQGAGSAEINWKLGDFTLTSLTAFRYWQYRSRSDTEGSSADVMYGGYYIQDRQWSQELRLAFPRMGNVDAVIGLYYFSQAVDTDQHTDYGPEAAAWLTGIPNALLPAYAKVSPAIAGLLAYNNTRWDTIANPLTHSYAAFGQVNWHVTPRWNITAGFRETHETKSEDVYRPIPVSQSTGLPVAALAGQAAGPIHAAISNTAPSFLLSTDYHVTPGIMLYGLVSRGQKAGGLNTALPPTGLGADALKVKPEVATNFEIGLKSDLLDHRLTLNVDIYRTDLRNYQANVLQEVGGQVVQLLTNAGRARSQGVEAEATVRPFKGLSVRGFVAYNDAKYLSYANGPCPLEVTGKPTCDLSGKPIAGAPKWTTGLNGTYEHGLGAGLAGYVSGEYSWRSRFFGSLDDSELTKTGHYGLLNLRLGVRGKDQRWDLSVWGRNVTNVHYAANYFNYGSLLPGTYVAFFGDPATYGATLKINM
- a CDS encoding type I secretion system permease/ATPase produces the protein MSSGAAPYTTPGPTDGGLVAFATVLAMHRIAVDPDQLRHALGHYDSVSSEELLRLAKRQQGVRARAIQSRFDKLQRLPLPAIAHGPEGWFIIGRATADAVLIQRPGGSPERVDREQLEQIWSGVLVLVTTREGVAGAAGRFDVSWFIPQIVRYRRLIGEVLLITLALNLLGLAAPLFFQNVIDKVLVHNTLATLQVLVIGFVAVSVWEVVFGWLRTRLYSETSQKLDVELGSKLFRHMLSLPLSYFEGRRVGDTVTRVRQLESIREFLTNASLSVLVDPAFTIVFLVAMWIYSTTLFWIVLLTIPAYVVVSLLVTGPLRRRLDEKFERGSANNALLVESVSGMQTVKAAAVEPQWQERWERQLAGYSAANQRVINLGNTGSQAVQLISKLSLAAILFFGAREVIAGAMTVGGLVAFNMFAQRVSGPVIRMAQLWQDFQQVRLSIDRLGDVLNAPAEAGAGSKVALPKLKGEIRFEGVKFRYGLDGPWTLEDIDFDLAAGATLGIAGSSGSGKSTLTKLLQRLYTPAAGRIMIDGVDIAQIDPAWLRRQIGVVLQENLLFNRSIRENIALANPAMPLENVMAAAQLSGAHDFILTLPQGYDTLIEERGVNLSGGQRQRIAIARALVTQPRILILDEATSALDAESEEIIQKNLKAMARGRTVLIIAHRLSAIRQCDRIMTLERGCIVEVGSHDELLRQGGRYASLHRRQMGQGGDAA
- a CDS encoding serine/threonine protein phosphatase translates to MKYLHALLTASTFALMAAGPLDAAPPKAADTGFTIAVIPDTQNYIDYSHQTAANFAFDAREMFLEQMRYIASRLRSQGGDIAFVDSLGDVWQHQSLPIDPAHAARGFKRVANPIMDTMFAPTPKVQLIEMPTAKQGFELIAGKTPFSVVPGNHDYDAMWTDSNHLPAAKFVDMSSIGMLHAGGLDNFRSVFGAETSFFKDQRWYVASHDGGADSAQVFTAGGYRFLHIGLQFDAPNASLTWAAEVIKAHPGLPTIISTHDYMTNDGARVPNPIIDNHAVDPDDNSPQMVWDKLISQHDQIFMVLCGHEHGQAFRVDANRFGHPVYQILADYQDRHQSAVDAGAKLQPGEGIGDGWMRFLAFDMAGKTPKVHVQTYSTHYKKQSIDTTDYANWYKAKEKPRMSDADFHGQDDFSFDLTDFRARFGRGG
- a CDS encoding helix-turn-helix domain containing protein; translated protein: MTNETAGTNGGIVERGRGRPRDAEKDQAIRDAAWDVLARKGYDGLTFEAVAEAAGCGRATLYRRFSSKLELIAAIMHETSRQVEPEIPPGMDAREGLLAHAGAFARYMEGSRGKAILSLSEAESRLPDLALVTARQKENEREYYYMFFRRLAPNASPEHLSFTFDTLAGAMLHHTIVCRRTMTPRDIEMIVDTTLFLLCREPEDTSPENARDRSPRRSGQSPQRL